A stretch of Streptomyces vietnamensis DNA encodes these proteins:
- a CDS encoding thiolase domain-containing protein, which produces MAKEPVAIVGIGQTKHVAARRDVSIAGLVREAALRALADAELTWADIDAVVIGKAPDFFEGVMMPELYLADALGAVGKPMLRVHTAGSVGGSTALVAANLVSARVHRTVLTLAFEKQSESNAMWGLSLPVPFQQPLLAGAGGFFAPHVRAYMRRTGAPDTIGSLVAYKDRRNALKNPYAHLHEHDLTLEKVQASPMLWDPIRYSETCPSSDGACAMILTDRAGADRAPRPPAWVHGGAMRSEPTLFAGKDFVSPRAGRDCAADVYRQAGITDPRRQIDAVEMYVPFSWYEPMWLENLGFAEEGEGWKLTEAGVTELDGDLPVNPSGGVLSTNPIGASGMIRFAEAALQVRGDAGAHQVEGARRALGHAYGGGAQFFSMWLVGDTPPTG; this is translated from the coding sequence GTGGCTAAGGAGCCCGTGGCGATCGTCGGCATCGGCCAGACCAAGCACGTCGCCGCCCGCAGGGACGTCTCGATCGCCGGACTCGTCCGCGAGGCCGCCCTCCGCGCCCTGGCGGACGCGGAGCTGACCTGGGCGGACATCGACGCCGTCGTCATCGGCAAGGCCCCCGACTTCTTCGAGGGCGTCATGATGCCGGAGCTGTACCTCGCCGACGCGCTCGGCGCCGTCGGCAAGCCCATGCTCCGCGTCCACACCGCCGGATCGGTCGGCGGCTCCACCGCGCTCGTCGCCGCCAACCTGGTCTCCGCGCGCGTGCACCGGACCGTCCTCACCCTCGCCTTCGAGAAGCAGTCCGAGTCCAACGCCATGTGGGGCCTCTCCCTGCCCGTCCCCTTCCAGCAGCCGCTGCTCGCCGGCGCCGGCGGCTTCTTCGCCCCGCACGTGCGCGCGTACATGCGCCGCACGGGCGCCCCCGACACGATCGGCTCCCTCGTCGCGTACAAGGACCGGCGCAACGCGCTCAAGAACCCGTACGCCCACCTCCACGAGCACGACCTCACCCTGGAGAAGGTCCAGGCCTCCCCGATGCTCTGGGACCCGATCCGCTACTCCGAGACCTGCCCCTCCTCGGACGGCGCCTGCGCCATGATCCTCACCGACCGCGCCGGCGCCGACCGCGCGCCGCGGCCGCCCGCCTGGGTGCACGGCGGGGCGATGCGCAGCGAACCCACCCTCTTCGCCGGCAAGGACTTCGTCTCCCCGCGGGCAGGCCGGGACTGCGCGGCCGACGTCTACCGGCAGGCCGGCATCACCGACCCCCGGCGGCAGATCGACGCCGTCGAGATGTACGTCCCGTTCTCCTGGTACGAACCCATGTGGCTGGAGAACCTGGGCTTCGCAGAGGAGGGCGAGGGCTGGAAGCTCACCGAGGCCGGGGTGACCGAACTCGACGGCGACCTGCCCGTGAACCCCTCGGGCGGGGTGCTCTCCACCAATCCCATCGGAGCCTCCGGGATGATCCGTTTCGCCGAGGCGGCCCTGCAGGTACGGGGGGACGCCGGCGCCCACCAGGTCGAGGGTGCCCGTCGGGCGCTCGGCCACGCCTACGGAGGCGGCGCCCAGTTCTTCTCCATGTGGCTCGTGGGGGACACCCCGCCCACCGGCTGA
- a CDS encoding thiolase domain-containing protein, which translates to MTTAREVAIVAFAQSDHRRRTDDLSEVEMVMPVLHEVQRQTGLKASDIGFTCSGSSDYLAGRAFSFTMALDGVGAWPPISESHVETDGAWALYEAWVKLLTGEADTALVYSYGKSSPGSARDVLTRQLDPYYLAPLWPDSVALAALQAQALVDAGDTDEPALAAIAARSREDARTNPHAQLAGARPQGGYAVQPLRTGDCPPIGDGAAAVILAAGDRARELCARPAWIRGMDHRIEAHSLGVRDLTDSPSTRLAAERAGAFERPVDTAELHAPFTSQEVVLRKALGLDDSVRINPSGGALAANPVMAAGLIRLGEAAARIHRGESDRALAHATSGPCLQQNLVAVLEGEPRG; encoded by the coding sequence GTGACGACGGCCAGGGAAGTGGCGATCGTCGCCTTCGCCCAGAGCGACCACCGGCGGCGCACCGACGACCTCTCCGAGGTCGAGATGGTGATGCCCGTCCTCCACGAGGTGCAGCGGCAGACCGGCCTGAAGGCCTCCGACATCGGCTTCACCTGCTCCGGCTCCTCCGACTACCTCGCCGGGCGCGCCTTCTCCTTCACCATGGCCCTCGACGGCGTCGGCGCCTGGCCGCCGATCTCCGAGTCCCACGTCGAGACGGACGGCGCCTGGGCGCTCTACGAGGCATGGGTGAAGCTCCTCACCGGCGAGGCCGACACGGCCCTCGTCTACTCCTACGGCAAGTCCTCGCCCGGCTCCGCCCGCGACGTCCTCACCCGCCAGCTCGACCCGTACTACCTGGCCCCGCTCTGGCCCGACTCCGTCGCCCTCGCCGCCCTCCAGGCCCAGGCCCTCGTCGACGCCGGGGACACCGACGAACCGGCCCTCGCCGCGATCGCCGCCCGCAGCCGCGAGGACGCCCGCACGAACCCCCACGCCCAGCTCGCCGGCGCCCGCCCCCAGGGCGGGTACGCCGTCCAGCCCCTCCGTACCGGCGACTGCCCGCCCATCGGCGACGGCGCCGCCGCCGTGATCCTCGCCGCCGGCGACCGGGCCCGCGAACTGTGCGCGCGCCCGGCCTGGATCCGGGGGATGGACCACCGGATCGAGGCCCACTCCCTCGGAGTCCGCGACCTCACCGACTCGCCCTCCACCCGCCTCGCCGCCGAACGCGCCGGAGCCTTCGAACGGCCCGTCGACACCGCCGAACTCCACGCGCCCTTCACCTCCCAGGAGGTCGTCCTGAGGAAGGCCCTCGGGCTCGACGACAGCGTGCGGATCAACCCCTCCGGCGGCGCCCTCGCCGCCAACCCCGTCATGGCCGCGGGCCTCATCCGGCTCGGCGAGGCCGCCGCCCGCATCCACCGCGGGGAGTCCGACCGCGCCCTCGCCCACGCGACCTCGGGCCCCTGCCTCCAGCAGAACCTCGTCGCCGTCCTGGAAGGAGAACCCCGTGGCTAA
- a CDS encoding Zn-ribbon domain-containing OB-fold protein, translating into MTAVTPPPEALRAPLVVEFPFTRSLGPVQSAFLTGLRERTVLGVRTEAGEVLVPPVEYDPATAAELRELVEVAATGTVTTWAWNPEPRPGQPLATPFAWVLVRLDGADTALLHALDAPGPEAVRTGLRVRIRWAAERSGAITDIACFEPYESTEAHEPAPHDREFENPVTGIVAPARLDYTYSPGRAQTRYLHALAERRTVGERCPSCAKVYVPPRGACPTCGVATTDQVEVGPRGTVTTFCIVNIKAKNLDIEVPYVYAHIALDGAGLALHGRIAGIPYDEVRMGLRVEPVWSEDGRYPDHYRPTGEPDADYDTYKELL; encoded by the coding sequence ATGACAGCCGTCACCCCACCGCCAGAAGCCCTCCGCGCCCCGCTCGTCGTCGAGTTCCCCTTCACCCGTTCCCTCGGCCCCGTCCAGTCCGCCTTCCTCACCGGACTGCGCGAGCGCACCGTCCTCGGCGTGCGCACCGAGGCCGGTGAGGTGCTCGTCCCGCCCGTCGAGTACGACCCCGCCACTGCCGCCGAGCTCCGCGAGCTCGTCGAGGTCGCCGCCACCGGCACCGTCACCACCTGGGCCTGGAACCCCGAGCCCCGCCCCGGGCAGCCCCTCGCGACCCCCTTCGCCTGGGTCCTCGTCCGCCTCGACGGCGCCGACACCGCCCTCCTCCACGCCCTCGACGCCCCCGGCCCCGAAGCCGTCCGCACCGGACTGCGCGTCCGGATCCGCTGGGCGGCCGAACGCTCCGGCGCCATCACGGACATCGCCTGCTTCGAACCGTACGAGAGCACGGAGGCGCACGAACCCGCCCCGCACGACCGGGAGTTCGAGAACCCGGTGACCGGCATCGTCGCCCCCGCCCGGCTCGACTACACGTACAGCCCCGGCCGCGCCCAGACCCGCTATCTGCACGCGCTCGCCGAGCGCCGCACCGTCGGCGAACGCTGCCCCTCCTGCGCCAAGGTGTACGTGCCTCCCCGCGGCGCCTGCCCCACCTGCGGCGTCGCCACCACCGACCAGGTCGAGGTCGGCCCCCGCGGCACCGTCACCACCTTCTGCATCGTCAACATCAAGGCGAAGAACCTGGACATCGAGGTCCCGTACGTCTACGCCCACATCGCCCTCGACGGCGCCGGGCTCGCCCTCCACGGCCGCATCGCCGGCATCCCGTACGACGAGGTCCGCATGGGCCTGCGCGTCGAACCCGTGTGGAGCGAGGACGGCCGCTATCCCGACCACTACCGGCCCACCGGCGAGCCCGACGCCGACTACGACACCTACAAGGAGCTGCTGTGA
- a CDS encoding crotonase/enoyl-CoA hydratase family protein, translated as MGGTEHLSVRREGATLVLTLNRPEAKNALSLPMLVGLYDGWLEADADDGVRSIVLTGAGGSFCAGMDLKALAGKGMEGEQYRDRLKADPDLHWKAMLRHHRPRKPVIAAVEGYCVAGGTEILQGTDIRVAAASATFGLFEVRRGLFPIGGSTVRLPRQIARTHALEMLLTGRPYSAEEAAAIGLVGRVVPDGAALEAALDIAERINACGPLAVEAVKASVYETAELAETEGLAAELKRGWPIFDTADAKEGARAFAEKRTPVYRRE; from the coding sequence ATGGGCGGCACCGAACACCTCAGCGTCCGGCGCGAAGGCGCCACGCTCGTCCTCACCTTGAACCGGCCCGAGGCCAAGAACGCCCTCTCACTGCCGATGCTCGTCGGCCTGTACGACGGCTGGCTGGAGGCCGACGCCGACGACGGCGTCCGCTCGATCGTCCTCACCGGCGCGGGCGGTTCCTTCTGCGCGGGCATGGACCTCAAGGCCCTCGCCGGGAAGGGCATGGAGGGCGAGCAGTACCGGGACCGGCTCAAGGCCGACCCCGACCTGCACTGGAAGGCGATGCTCCGCCACCACCGCCCCCGCAAGCCCGTCATCGCGGCCGTCGAGGGGTACTGCGTCGCCGGCGGCACCGAGATCCTCCAGGGCACCGACATCCGGGTCGCCGCCGCCTCCGCCACCTTCGGCCTCTTCGAGGTCCGGCGCGGCCTCTTCCCCATCGGCGGCTCCACCGTCCGCCTGCCCCGCCAGATCGCCCGCACCCACGCCCTCGAAATGCTCCTCACCGGCCGCCCCTACAGCGCCGAGGAAGCCGCCGCCATCGGCCTCGTCGGCCGCGTCGTCCCCGACGGCGCCGCCCTGGAGGCCGCCCTCGACATCGCCGAACGCATCAACGCGTGCGGGCCGCTGGCCGTCGAGGCGGTCAAGGCGTCGGTGTACGAGACGGCGGAGCTGGCCGAGACGGAGGGGCTCGCCGCCGAGCTGAAGAGGGGGTGGCCGATCTTCGACACGGCGGACGCGAAGGAGGGGGCGAGGGCGTTCGCGGAGAAGCGGACGCCGGTGTACCGGCGGGAGTGA
- a CDS encoding acyl-CoA synthetase: protein MEYNLADLFESVVDVVPDREALVYVDHPGTGAERRLTYAELDAAANRIAHHLIDAGVRPGEHLGLHLYNGVEYLQTVLACLKARIVPVNVNYRYVEEELVYLYRDADLAALVFDAEFTERVAAALPQTEKLRHLVRVGTPDKDAPPLDCVPFTEAEAAGSSGRGFGPRSPDDLFIIYTGGTTGMPKGVLWRQEDLFFAGLFGGDPSGEPVKRPEELAERVAAGGSGITFFPAPPLMHGTSTLTAFIALNYGQRVVLHRKYVPEEVLRTLEKEKVSSISLVGDAMLRPLVDALRGPLKGTDLSALFSLSSSGAIMSETVRAQLQELMPNVTLLNNFGSTESGSNGRATDDSGPAKGFRLHVNERTQVVDPATRIPVGPGETGRLAQQGHVPLGYYNDPAKTAETFFERDGVRWVLLGDMATVDEAGVVTVLGRGSQCINTGGEKVYPEEVEQALKSHPDVYDALVAGVPDARWGNHVAAVVQLRDGAEPLDLEALQTHCRQQLAGYKVPRQLVLTDRIQRSPSGKADYRWARAVAVEADTPEEADTP from the coding sequence GTGGAGTACAACCTTGCCGACCTGTTCGAATCGGTCGTCGACGTGGTCCCCGACCGCGAGGCGCTGGTGTACGTCGACCATCCGGGCACGGGCGCGGAGCGGCGGCTCACCTACGCCGAGCTCGACGCCGCCGCCAACCGGATCGCGCACCACCTGATCGACGCGGGCGTCCGGCCCGGCGAACACCTCGGCCTCCACCTGTACAACGGCGTCGAGTACCTCCAGACCGTCCTCGCCTGCCTCAAGGCGCGGATCGTGCCGGTCAACGTCAACTACCGGTACGTGGAGGAGGAGCTCGTCTACCTGTACCGGGACGCCGACCTGGCCGCGCTCGTCTTCGACGCCGAGTTCACCGAACGGGTCGCGGCGGCGCTGCCGCAGACGGAGAAGCTGCGGCACCTCGTACGGGTGGGGACCCCGGACAAGGACGCCCCGCCACTCGACTGCGTGCCCTTCACGGAGGCGGAGGCCGCCGGTTCCTCCGGGCGCGGCTTCGGACCCCGCTCCCCCGACGACCTCTTCATCATCTACACCGGCGGCACCACCGGCATGCCCAAGGGCGTCCTGTGGCGCCAGGAGGACCTGTTCTTCGCGGGGCTCTTCGGCGGCGACCCTTCGGGCGAACCCGTGAAGCGGCCCGAGGAGCTGGCGGAGCGCGTCGCGGCCGGCGGCTCCGGCATCACCTTCTTCCCCGCGCCGCCGCTGATGCACGGCACGTCCACCCTCACCGCGTTCATCGCCCTCAACTACGGGCAGCGGGTCGTCCTGCACCGCAAGTACGTGCCCGAGGAGGTGCTGCGCACCCTGGAGAAGGAGAAGGTCTCCAGCATCTCCCTGGTGGGGGACGCGATGCTGCGGCCGCTCGTGGACGCGCTGCGCGGACCGCTCAAGGGGACGGACCTCTCGGCCCTCTTCAGCCTCTCCTCCTCCGGGGCGATCATGTCGGAGACGGTACGGGCCCAGCTCCAGGAGCTCATGCCGAACGTCACGCTGCTCAACAACTTCGGCTCCACCGAGTCCGGTTCCAACGGGCGCGCCACCGACGACTCCGGCCCGGCCAAGGGCTTCCGGCTGCACGTCAACGAACGCACCCAGGTCGTCGACCCGGCGACCCGGATCCCCGTCGGACCGGGCGAGACCGGCCGTCTCGCCCAGCAGGGTCACGTCCCGCTCGGCTACTACAACGACCCGGCCAAGACCGCCGAGACCTTCTTCGAGCGGGACGGGGTGCGGTGGGTGCTGCTCGGCGACATGGCGACCGTCGACGAGGCCGGGGTGGTCACCGTCCTGGGGCGCGGCTCGCAGTGCATCAACACGGGCGGCGAGAAGGTGTACCCCGAGGAGGTGGAGCAGGCGCTCAAGTCCCATCCCGACGTGTACGACGCGCTGGTCGCCGGTGTCCCCGACGCCCGCTGGGGCAACCACGTCGCCGCCGTCGTCCAGCTCCGGGACGGGGCGGAGCCGTTGGACCTGGAAGCCCTCCAGACCCACTGCCGGCAGCAGCTGGCGGGCTACAAGGTCCCCCGCCAGCTGGTCCTCACCGACCGCATCCAGCGCTCCCCCAGCGGCAAGGCGGACTACCGCTGGGCCCGCGCGGTGGCGGTGGAGGCGGACACCCCTGAAGAGGCGGACACTCCCTGA
- a CDS encoding alpha/beta fold hydrolase, giving the protein MPTFTTHDGTELAYRVQGEGEPLVCLAGGPMRDAGYLGDLGGLAAHRALVLLDARGTGASAEPADPGTYRCDRQVGDVEALRAHLGLERIDLLGHSAAGNLAILYAAAHPERIRSLVLVTSLSRALGVGTTDEEWDKAVEVFADRPWYPEAKAALDTIGPDTPLRRVYEITAPFAYGRWDAAAQEHAARTGREVNWEAAPVYHGEGAYDPESTRRALGALTAPVLILAGEHDAGPTPAKAAEAAALFPHAELVVQPGAAHHPWVDDAEAFSRTVAAFLDPDVSTVTVDGVRIAYRVAGPEDARPVVLVHGRGNNSTTWTEIGADLAADHRVYAVDLRGHGLSDRPGSYGFEDFRDELGGFLKALGLAGATVVAHSMGAAAAYLLAQREPGLIGRLVLEEAPAFVPLDPPRPVAERPEGPLAFDWEIVPTTDAQLNAPDPAWREELPAITAPTLVLAGGPTSHIPQDQLSHLADAIPDARLVTIEAGHLIHNARPAEFLAAIREFGI; this is encoded by the coding sequence ATGCCGACGTTCACCACACATGACGGAACCGAACTCGCCTACCGCGTCCAGGGGGAGGGGGAACCGCTCGTCTGCCTCGCCGGCGGACCGATGCGCGACGCCGGCTACCTCGGGGACCTCGGCGGACTCGCCGCCCACCGCGCCCTCGTGCTGCTCGACGCCCGGGGCACCGGCGCGAGCGCCGAACCCGCCGACCCCGGCACGTACCGCTGCGACCGGCAGGTCGGCGACGTCGAGGCGCTCCGCGCCCACCTCGGCCTGGAGCGGATCGACCTGCTCGGCCACTCGGCGGCCGGAAACCTCGCCATCCTGTACGCCGCCGCCCACCCCGAGCGGATCCGCTCCCTCGTCCTCGTCACCTCCCTCTCACGCGCCCTCGGGGTCGGGACCACCGACGAGGAATGGGACAAGGCCGTCGAGGTCTTCGCCGATCGGCCCTGGTACCCGGAGGCCAAGGCCGCCCTGGACACGATCGGCCCGGACACCCCGCTGCGGCGCGTCTACGAGATCACCGCCCCCTTCGCCTACGGCCGCTGGGACGCGGCCGCCCAGGAGCACGCGGCGCGCACCGGGCGGGAGGTGAACTGGGAGGCGGCGCCCGTCTACCACGGCGAGGGCGCCTACGACCCGGAGTCCACCCGCCGCGCGCTCGGCGCGCTCACCGCGCCCGTCCTGATCCTGGCGGGCGAGCACGACGCGGGCCCGACGCCCGCCAAGGCCGCCGAGGCGGCCGCCCTCTTCCCGCACGCGGAGCTCGTCGTCCAGCCGGGCGCCGCACACCACCCCTGGGTCGACGACGCCGAGGCCTTCTCCCGCACGGTCGCCGCCTTCCTCGACCCCGACGTCTCCACGGTCACCGTGGACGGCGTACGGATCGCCTACCGGGTCGCGGGACCCGAGGACGCCCGGCCCGTCGTCCTGGTCCACGGCCGCGGCAACAACAGCACGACGTGGACGGAGATCGGCGCGGACCTGGCCGCCGACCACCGGGTCTACGCGGTCGACCTGCGCGGCCACGGACTCAGCGACCGCCCCGGCTCCTACGGCTTCGAGGACTTCCGCGACGAACTCGGCGGCTTCCTCAAGGCCCTCGGCCTCGCCGGCGCCACCGTCGTCGCCCACTCGATGGGCGCCGCCGCCGCGTACCTCCTCGCCCAGCGCGAACCCGGCCTCATCGGCCGCCTCGTCCTGGAGGAGGCCCCGGCCTTCGTCCCGCTCGACCCGCCGCGGCCCGTGGCCGAGCGCCCCGAGGGCCCCCTCGCCTTCGACTGGGAGATCGTCCCCACCACCGACGCCCAGCTGAACGCCCCCGACCCGGCCTGGCGCGAGGAGCTCCCCGCGATCACGGCCCCCACCCTGGTCCTCGCCGGCGGCCCCACCAGCCACATCCCCCAGGACCAGCTCTCCCACCTCGCCGACGCCATCCCCGACGCCCGCCTCGTCACGATCGAGGCCGGACATCTCATCCACAACGCCCGCCCGGCCGAATTCCTCGCCGCGATCAGGGAGTTCGGGATCTGA
- a CDS encoding pentapeptide repeat-containing protein, giving the protein MPETRESALRGDCANCFGLCCVALPFAKSADFAVNKSSGEPCRNLQEDFRCGIHTRLRPSGFQGCTVYDCFGAGQQVSQVTFGGVSWREAPETARQMYEVFPVVRQLHELLRYLTEALALPTARPVHAGLRAALARVEELTGGTPDALEKLDVAAVRAEVNPLLLRTSELVRATAGGRPKSRRGADLIGKRLRGAKLRGTDLRGALLIAADLTGADLSLADLIGADLRDADLSDADLTGALFLTQPQLNSARGNAATRLPEGFDRPAHWAA; this is encoded by the coding sequence GTGCCCGAGACCCGGGAATCCGCCCTGCGCGGCGACTGCGCGAACTGCTTCGGCCTGTGCTGTGTGGCGCTGCCCTTCGCCAAGTCGGCCGACTTCGCCGTGAACAAGTCCTCGGGCGAGCCCTGCCGGAACCTCCAGGAGGACTTCCGCTGCGGGATCCACACGCGGCTGCGGCCGAGCGGTTTCCAGGGCTGCACGGTGTACGACTGCTTCGGCGCCGGCCAGCAGGTCTCCCAGGTGACCTTCGGCGGCGTGTCCTGGCGGGAGGCTCCGGAGACGGCCCGGCAGATGTACGAGGTGTTCCCGGTGGTGCGCCAGCTGCACGAGCTGCTGCGCTACCTCACGGAGGCCCTGGCGCTGCCGACGGCCCGCCCCGTCCACGCCGGGCTGCGGGCGGCGCTGGCCCGGGTCGAGGAGCTCACCGGGGGCACCCCGGACGCCCTGGAGAAGCTGGACGTGGCCGCGGTGCGCGCCGAGGTCAATCCGCTGCTCCTGCGGACGAGCGAGCTGGTCCGCGCGACGGCCGGCGGGCGGCCGAAGAGCCGGCGCGGGGCGGACCTGATCGGCAAGCGGCTGCGCGGGGCGAAGCTGCGGGGCACGGACCTGCGCGGGGCGCTGCTCATCGCCGCCGACCTGACGGGCGCGGACCTGTCGCTCGCGGACCTGATCGGCGCGGACCTGCGGGACGCGGACCTGTCGGACGCGGACCTCACGGGCGCCCTGTTCCTCACGCAGCCCCAGCTGAACTCGGCGCGCGGGAACGCGGCGACCCGCCTCCCGGAGGGCTTCGACCGCCCCGCGCACTGGGCGGCCTGA
- a CDS encoding zinc-dependent alcohol dehydrogenase family protein, producing MSKARTVRFHEYGGPEVLRLEDVEVGQPGPGEVLLRIEAIGLNRAEALFRGGHYIERARSFPARLGLEASGVVEALGDGVDGLAAGQAVSVVPSFSQNDHGVYAERAIVPASSLVPRPEGLGAVEGAAVWMPYVTAYGGLVEVGGMRAGDTVVLTGASSSVGLAAIRTAHRIGAAPLATTRTRAKRDALLKAGAAEVIVTDEEDVAERVRDLTAGRGADLVFDGVAGPGLTDLVRSVAPGGTVLLYGAVSGLPTPYPGFDLGMPAVSLRTYTMPETTRDPERLRRARAFVESGLRTGFFEPAVDRTFTLDEIVAAHRAMEAGHQVGKIVVTVPH from the coding sequence ATGAGCAAGGCCAGGACGGTGCGGTTCCACGAGTACGGCGGCCCGGAGGTGCTCCGCCTGGAGGACGTGGAGGTCGGCCAGCCCGGCCCCGGCGAAGTCCTCCTCCGGATCGAGGCCATCGGCCTCAACCGCGCCGAGGCGCTCTTCCGCGGCGGCCACTACATCGAGCGGGCCCGGAGCTTCCCCGCCCGGCTCGGCCTGGAGGCGTCAGGTGTCGTCGAGGCCCTCGGGGACGGGGTCGACGGGCTCGCCGCAGGGCAGGCCGTGAGCGTCGTGCCCTCGTTCTCCCAGAACGACCACGGCGTCTACGCCGAGCGCGCCATCGTCCCCGCCTCCTCCCTCGTGCCCCGCCCCGAGGGGCTCGGCGCCGTCGAGGGCGCCGCGGTCTGGATGCCGTACGTCACGGCATACGGCGGCCTCGTCGAGGTCGGCGGGATGCGCGCCGGGGACACCGTCGTCCTGACCGGCGCCTCCAGCAGCGTCGGCCTCGCCGCGATCAGGACCGCCCACCGGATCGGTGCCGCACCCCTCGCCACCACCCGCACCCGGGCCAAGAGGGACGCCCTGCTCAAGGCCGGGGCGGCCGAGGTGATCGTCACCGACGAGGAGGACGTCGCCGAGCGGGTGCGGGACCTCACCGCCGGGCGCGGCGCCGACCTCGTCTTCGACGGCGTCGCGGGACCCGGCCTCACCGACCTCGTCCGGTCCGTCGCCCCCGGCGGCACCGTGCTGCTGTACGGAGCCGTGAGCGGGCTGCCGACCCCGTACCCCGGCTTCGACCTCGGGATGCCCGCCGTCTCCCTCCGCACCTACACGATGCCGGAGACGACGAGGGACCCGGAGCGGCTGCGCCGGGCCCGCGCCTTCGTCGAGTCGGGCCTGCGCACCGGCTTCTTCGAACCGGCCGTGGACCGCACCTTCACGCTCGACGAGATCGTCGCGGCACACCGGGCCATGGAGGCCGGCCACCAGGTGGGCAAGATCGTCGTGACCGTGCCCCACTGA
- a CDS encoding ArsR/SmtB family transcription factor: protein MTAVTGTGRRDRVPPHPELSEIGLQQVLEALVDPVRRRIVAELYAAGEDLACGTIELPVSKSTATHHFHVLREAGLIRQHYAGTSRMNALRREEFEERFPGLLRAVVTAHAQG from the coding sequence ATGACAGCAGTGACAGGCACCGGCCGACGGGACCGCGTCCCGCCCCACCCCGAGCTGAGCGAGATCGGCCTCCAGCAGGTCCTGGAGGCGCTGGTCGACCCGGTCAGGCGACGGATCGTCGCCGAGCTGTACGCGGCGGGCGAGGACCTGGCCTGCGGGACCATCGAGCTGCCGGTCAGCAAGTCGACGGCCACCCACCACTTCCACGTCCTGCGCGAGGCCGGCCTCATCCGCCAGCACTACGCGGGGACCTCCCGCATGAACGCACTGCGCCGCGAGGAGTTCGAGGAGCGCTTCCCGGGGCTCCTGCGGGCCGTGGTCACCGCACACGCCCAGGGGTAG
- a CDS encoding GNAT family N-acetyltransferase yields MEPQHLRDLYDLQLRREARPEGPGCRVERVGAVVRQTGPAHAWNGVLWSGLDAPAADGAIAEQIDHYRAAGLSFEWKLYAHDTPADLGDRLRAAGLSPEEPETLMAAEAAALPREVPLPEGVELRAVTDEAGVRQVVEVHERAFGTDSSHLGRRLLDRLAADPDTVTAVVALAAGEPVSAARMELYPGTDFAGLWGGGTVEGWRGRGLYRALVAHRARIAATRGHRYVQVDAAATSRPILQRLGFLTLTTTTPYVYEV; encoded by the coding sequence ATGGAACCCCAGCACCTGCGTGACCTGTACGACCTCCAGCTGCGCCGCGAGGCGCGCCCCGAGGGGCCCGGCTGCCGCGTCGAGCGCGTCGGCGCCGTCGTCCGGCAGACCGGTCCCGCGCACGCGTGGAACGGCGTCCTCTGGTCCGGCCTCGACGCGCCCGCCGCCGACGGCGCCATCGCCGAGCAGATCGACCACTACCGTGCGGCCGGCCTGTCCTTCGAATGGAAGCTGTACGCGCACGACACCCCCGCCGACCTCGGCGACCGGCTCCGCGCGGCGGGTCTCAGCCCCGAGGAGCCCGAGACCCTGATGGCCGCCGAGGCCGCCGCCCTGCCCCGGGAGGTCCCGCTCCCCGAGGGGGTCGAACTCCGCGCCGTCACCGACGAGGCCGGGGTCCGCCAGGTCGTCGAGGTCCACGAGCGGGCCTTCGGCACCGACAGCTCCCACCTCGGGCGCCGGCTCCTCGACCGGCTCGCGGCCGACCCCGACACGGTCACCGCCGTCGTCGCCCTCGCGGCCGGCGAACCCGTCAGCGCCGCCCGCATGGAGCTGTACCCCGGCACGGACTTCGCGGGCCTCTGGGGCGGCGGCACCGTCGAGGGCTGGCGAGGCCGCGGCCTCTACCGCGCCCTGGTCGCGCACCGCGCCCGCATTGCCGCCACCCGCGGCCACCGCTACGTCCAGGTCGACGCGGCGGCCACCAGCCGCCCCATCCTCCAGCGCCTCGGCTTCCTGACGCTGACGACCACGACGCCGTACGTGTACGAGGTCTGA